In Plasmodium chabaudi chabaudi strain AS genome assembly, chromosome: 10, a single genomic region encodes these proteins:
- a CDS encoding tetratricopeptide repeat protein, putative, with product MKDIRSCSNVSLRRKRKYIEGESKKSSNLINRHNNESIVSKPKRRSISLSNTYFSVNSFSIYDSLNFMNNNGTKGVENGKVKKKEKIDDNDELRQYKNNDIQNNSSTESRINKKDLKSSAKYLEGIKINKLLFKKILFKKAFFYKMRCLNHNSAWLLELSKGKKEIQEIYGKKRGGNKIKFYSKSKKNDAKMKCFRKQIKREASINDLILMKPFPFYRKFTTLFYQKKYKEAYLMLIKISSYCVFFSLKERDILNENYFKNNYYNLYYLVNLTNEFQNFQMCSKGSAESKENCSIPRKNIKYGSYSYLFDKNKNKTDQTTLVFHVLPKKKNNNRRENFINRDKIGAYNFNIKVEEEKYNFFVNYKFYRYENGVNNLGKVILKQDSFLPHQVRKIIKVDKMDNTNNKISYEDIKNDRSMGKMINKENEIDDMKYNFDKDTSKALIKNNTSYDNETDKLMNESKEKSIPFFKENNYYYNKFKTRMRVDARLILFLKMLCLYMYGNSFGTTRKSNEINNYYGREVLKRMGRQTTKESSNNMKCDYYSSNWSNDKRRIKEAARKEVLKYMIIYLKKVKKEIKFDTYLYLLLSIIYRDLRMYKKCVFYARKSIEKDYFNFVSWTYFNNIVSIEIIIQENMEKEREIKLGTKKKIAEKRKAKKANNKNFNMKREKKNKRTIKNVDILKGRKKLIKKNINFLENSDKIKRMCDYLFGNEFFSLYEKPNMEIIMTNYNDYIYINPFININKSFFFNNNYFVSKIFTDLDDKEGSLIGKRNIDKNQSTSKKKIDNKIDINKNYLRRNKMEKLSNVYFLQKYEIYKKRYNFKNSIMTLFGFAHFCSLNSTLHKYSIYSYEYLRKRLGNNLYVLSELGKLYYYNGKINKSMKCFRRVKKVCNENKKIKTKFTEKCFVLYLEEKRRKQKPLSGSEYNEIGQGHDLENEIDYKEDDFNGDYDTDANCDIRKRNTIEVITPEIYKIIKKMWIPNYFTNMFIYMELLVNIYYLKKDTSKLFLILNKYENSKKKNKCLYISRKKNEKMIKNKIWDDKFYYSLGKYYSLIKNCQMAIYYFKKSIKKNNFHLYSYLCLAKEYFSCGNLNSSIFILIKLISLYMNNSNAWFCLGKCLECKNNYDLSIFSYKNAIYFRKDTVFYYFLANIYFKTGQINNCIGTLKSAWRHNKNLLFSSMLFDIYLKKEKRNFFLQNEDRTLEEHWEINDKCHAWCVRFLKDYFKNLRRKCCVAQPFCENKREQYNFYEALLSLFNLNKPSIKHLQSVNFLSYFNKYYEKNSSYFYLIRSLKHSSLILYDGIYYLANYFLFNKQIKKALILFKILWDAEGPYSKESFHSFKYMQCLLQRNV from the coding sequence atgaaggATATCCGAAGCTGCAGTAATGTATCATTAAGGAGAAAACGAAAATATATCGAGGGCGAATCTAAAAAGTCCTcgaatttaataaatagacataataatgaaagtATTGTTAGTAAGCCTAAGAGGAGATCAATAAGTTTGTCAAACACTTATTTTAGTGTAAACTCTTTTTCTATTTATGActcattaaattttatgaataataatgggACTAAGGGGGTGGAAAATGGAAAAGTAAAAAAGAAGGAAAAAATCGACGATAACGATGAGTTGagacaatataaaaataatgatatacaaaataacaGTAGCACGGAAAgtagaataaataaaaaggatcTAAAAAGCTCGGCAAAATACTTAGAGgggataaaaataaataaattattatttaaaaaaattctatTCAAGaaagcatttttttataaaatgagATGTCTTAATCATAATTCTGCGTGGTTATTGGAGCTATCGAAAGGTAAAAAGGAAATCCAGGAAATATATGGGAAAAAAAGAGGAggcaataaaataaaattttatagtaAATCTAAGAAAAATGATGCGAAAATGAAATGCTTTaggaaacaaataaaaagagaGGCATCTATAAATGATCTCATACTAATGAAACCATTTCCGTTTTATCGAAAGTTTACTACCttgttttatcaaaaaaaatataaagaagcATATCTTatgttgataaaaataagttcatattgtgtttttttttctttgaaAGAAAGagatattttaaatgaaaactattttaaaaataattattataatttatattatttagtGAATTTGACAAATGAATtccaaaattttcaaatgtGTAGTAAAGGCAGCGCAGAATCAAAGGAAAACTGTTCTATACccagaaaaaatataaagtacGGCTCTTATTCTTATCTTTTcgataaaaacaaaaataaaactgaTCAAACCACGTTAGTTTTTCATGTCTTaccaaagaaaaaaaataataatagaagagaaaattttattaataggGATAAAATAGGagcttataattttaatataaaagtagaagaagaaaagtataatttttttgtaaactacaaattttatagatATGAAAATGGTGTCAATAATTTGGGAAAGGTGATTCTCAAACAAGATTCATTTTTGCCACATCAAGTAAGgaagataataaaagtGGATAAAATGGATaacacaaataataaaatttcttatgaggatataaaaaatgataggAGTATGggaaaaatgataaacaaagaaaatgaaatagatgatatgaaatataatttcGATAAAGACACAAGTAAAgctttgataaaaaataatacaagcTATGACAATGAAACAGATAAATTAATGAATGAAAGTAAAGAAAAATCAATTCccttttttaaagaaaataattattactacaataaatttaaaacgAGAATGAGAGTCGATGCTCGATTGatattatttcttaaaaTGTTATGTTTGTATATGTATGGCAATTCATTTGGTACAACTCGTAAatcaaatgaaataaataattactATGGTAGAGAAGTTTTAAAGAGAATGGGAAGACAAACCACTAAAGAATCAAGCAACAACATGAAGTGTGACTATTATAGTAGTAACTGGTCAAACGATAAAAGGCGTATAAAAGAAGCAGCAAGAAAAGAGGTTTTGAAATacatgataatatatttaaagaaggtaaaaaaggaaataaagttcgacacatatttatatttattactaagtattatatatcGTGATTTAagaatgtataaaaaatgcgtATTTTATGCTAGAAAGAGTATTGAGAAAGATTATTTCAATTTTGTGAGCTggacatattttaataatatagtttCTATAGAAATAATTATCCAAGAAAACATGGAAAAGGAAAGAGAAATTAAATTAGGaaccaaaaaaaagatagctgaaaagagaaaagcaaaaaaagctaataataaaaattttaatatgaagcgggaaaagaaaaataaaagaaccataaaaaatgtagatattttaaaaggaaggaaaaaattaataaaaaaaaatataaattttttagaaaactctgataaaataaaaagaatgtGCGATTACTTATTTggaaatgaatttttttctttatatgaAAAGCCAAACATGGAAATCATCATgacaaattataatgactacatttatattaaccctttcataaatattaataagtcttttttttttaataataattattttgtaagcAAAATATTTACCGATTTGGATGATAAAGAGGGAAGCTTGATTGGAAAGAGAAATATAGACAAGAACCAAAGcacttcaaaaaaaaaaatagacaaCAAAATcgatataaataagaattatttaaggagaaataaaatggaGAAACTATcaaatgtttattttctgcaaaaatatgagatatacaaaaaaagatataatttcaaaaatagCATAATGACACTATTTGGTTTTGCACATTTTTGTTCTCTTAATAGTACACtacataaatattctatatattcCTATGAGTATTTGCGAAAGAGACttggaaataatttatatgtactGAGTGAACTAGgaaaattgtattattataatggAAAGATAAACAAAAGCATGAAATGTTTTAGAAGagtaaaaaaagtatgtaatgaaaataaaaaaataaaaacaaaattcaCTGAAAAATGTTTTGTTCTATATTTAGAAGAAAAACGAAGAAAACAGAAACCCCTTTCGGGGAGTGAATACAATGAAATAGGTCAAGGGCACGATTTGGAAAACGAAATAGATTACAAAGAGGACGATTTTAATGGAGATTATGACACTGATGCTAATTGTGACATTAGGAAACGAAACACCATCGAAGTAATTACCcctgaaatatataaaattataaaaaagatgtGGATTCCTAActattttacaaatatgtttatttatatggaaTTGCtggtaaatatatattatcttaAAAAAGACACATCAAAactttttcttattttaaataagtatgaaaatagtaaaaaaaagaataaatgtttatatatttctcgaaaaaaaaatgaaaaaatgataaaaaataaaatatgggatgataaattttattacagTCTTGgtaaatattattcattgataaaaaattgtcaaatggctatttattatttcaaaaagtcaataaaaaaaaacaattttcaCTTATATTCTTACTTATGTTTAGCAAAAGAATACTTTTCATGTGGAAACCTAAATAgctccatttttatattgataAAGCTAATTagtttatatatgaataattcaAATGCCTGGTTTTGTCTAGGTAAATGCCTAGAGTGTAAGAACAATTATGATTTgtctattttttcttataaaaatgctaTTTATTTTAGAAAGGATAccgttttttattattttttggctaatatttattttaaaacaggacaaataaataattgcaTAGGCACATTAAAGTCTGCATGGagacataataaaaacctTTTGTTTTCATCTATGTtgtttgatatatatttaaaaaaggaaaaaaggaatttttttttgcaaaatGAGGACAGAACTTTAGAAGAGCATTgggaaataaatgataaatgcCATGCGTGGTGTGTCagatttttaaaagattattttaaaaacttAAGAAGGAAGTGTTGTGTGGCTCAACCTTTTTGTGAGAACAAGCGTGAgcaatacaatttttatgaagcattattatcactttttaatttgaataAGCCTTCAATAAAGCATTTACAATcagttaattttttgagttattttaataaatattatgaaaaaaattcaagttatttttatttaatacgTAGTTTGAAGCATTCGTCTTTAATTCTATACGAtggaatatattatttagctaattattttctttttaataaacaaataaaaaaggctttaatattatttaaaattttatgggATGCAGAAGGACCATATTCGAAGGAATCCTTTCATtcctttaaatatatgcaatgtTTATTGCAAAGGAATGTATGA
- a CDS encoding selenoprotein, putative, with protein MNNNGGKNDYESILENRKLKYENLRRNNSSYNKYIGPIINLFNGILNFLKQLFNILAIFFRTLFGMPTQRSAYNGKGNDNDNFYKKPKTGNMGRSRITELKNISACLGSTUG; from the exons atgaataacaACGGCGGAAAAAATGACTATGAAAgtattttagaaaatagaaaactgaagtatgaaaatttaagaCGAAATAATTCGTCctataacaaatatattggTCCAATTATTAATCTTTTTAATGGaattttgaattttctgaaacaactttttaatatt ctAGCTATATTCTTTAGGACTTTATTTGGGATGCCCACCCAACGAAGT GCATATAATGGAAAAGGAAATGacaatgataatttttataaaaaaccTAAAACCGGTAATATGGGGAGAAGTAGAATAAcggaattaaaaaacataagtGCATGCTTAGGCAGTACATGAGGTTAA
- a CDS encoding dynein light chain, putative, with translation MEKDYKIVKYGNNFNMSKELRSYMLKTMKEYKDYFEKEFVKNCNLENNINLMENLEIKEDNDYNGDIFLKNQKNFHLYDFFNLSLLFPIKILNQNEKTIIQLIAEDNTPNDLNMIQTILKNIEQTEMDKLRFFHIENIIYELIDELIRQIIVDCPKRGFSLIVINNEIKKNIDYYKRLIEIIEHNNNMNTEKFNELQQKYSFMIEQLSVEENSLKEKLADVQNELELLRNTNKKKTQENRNKMEIQYDLLKHNESLLEKIKEIYDKQGEI, from the exons ATGGAAAAAGATtacaaaatt GTTAAATATGggaacaattttaatatgagCAAAGAACTACGGTCTTACATGTTGAAGACTATGaaagaatataaagattattttgaaaaggAATTTGTTAAGAATTGTAACTTAgagaataatattaatttaatggAAAATTTAGAAATCAAAGAAga CAATGATTACAATGGagatatttttcttaaaaatcaaaaaaatttccATCTTTATGATTTCTTTAACTTATCTCTATTATTtccaataaaaattttgaatcaaaatgaaaaaacaattatacAG ttAATAGCAGAGGACAATACTCCAAATGACTTAAATATGATCCAAACTattcttaaaaatatagaacaAACAGAAATGGACAAATTAAGATTTTTccatatagaaaatataatatacgaGTTAATAG ACGAGTTAATTAGACAAATTATTGTCGATTGCCCTAAGCGTGGATTTTCCTTAAtagt GATAAATAAcgagataaaaaaaaatattgattaCTATAAAAGATTGATAGAAATAATTGAgcacaataataatatgaatactGAAAAGTTCAATGAATtacaacaaaaatatagctTCATG ATAGAGCAATTATCCGTGGAAGAAAATAGcctaaaagaaaaattagcTGACGTACAAAATGAGCTTGAATTATTAAGAAA cacaaacaaaaaaaaaacccAAGAGAATAGGAATAAAATGGAGATACAG TACGATTTGTTAAAACATAATGAATCACTActggaaaaaattaaagaaattTATGATAAGCAAGGAGAAAtttaa
- a CDS encoding translocation associated membrane protein, putative: MSKHYFHTLDEYTENIKHSDYSAFTTFNPKLSEWTILALALGFIFMVILRYFVAGIRTKLISKDSILYKYSRSSILDQLNKKYDISKKGCLYKWKENFWFGLWHSFSLIYNIALLVSMSGYLTNTDGWVKTCFKEPTGKCFFLVTEDEYNDNKKGWPYMYLDNNVHYFYIMQISFWLSCLFYLKYEIKRKDYYVFIIHHLATLGLLLYSQFFNLWRAGLVVLFLHDIVDVWLYVSKTINYSKPKYQKPLTIFYSFFVLSFFFFRIILFLFYLVIPLSNINMIKSYTDGFINSHNDAPMGYVPVAFLWMLMMMHFYWFYLTLKMTRIFIEKTYKSNKSDIVDIRSDNEDDEDDELNGKELQS, encoded by the exons ATGAGTAAGCATTATTTCCATACCCTAGATGAATATACTGAAAATATCAAACATAGTGATTACTCAGCATTTACTACATTCAACCCGAAGTTATCAGAATGGACTATACTAGCCTTAGCATTaggatttatatttatggtCATACTCCGCTATTTTGTTGCAGGAATACGTACTAAATTAATATCGAAGGAtagtattttatataaatattccaGGTCCTCAATATTGGATCaactaaataaaaaatatgatatatctAAAAAGGGgtgtttatataaatggaaAGAAAATTTTTGGTTTGGTTTATGGCACAGTTTTTCtctcatatataatattgctTTATTGGTATCAATGTCTGGATACTTAACCAATACCGACGGATGGGTTAAAACGTGTTTTAAAGAACCTACTggaaaatgtttttttttagttacagaagatgaatataatgataataaaaaaggatggccatatatgtatttagataataatgttcattatttttatataatgcaAATTTCATTTTGGTTATCATGCCTTTTTTAtctaaaatatgaaataaaaagaaaggattattatgtatttataatacaCCATTTAGCAACATTaggattattattatattcacaattttttaatttatggAGAGCTGGATTAGTAGTATTATTTCTTCACGATATAGTTGATGTTTGGCTTTATGTTTCCAAAACTATAAATTACTCAAAACCAAAATACCAAAAACCAttgacaattttttattctttttttgttttatctttttttttctttcgcattattttgtttttattttatttagtcATTCCTTTAagtaatattaatatgatTAAATCATATACTGATGGGTTTATTAATTCACATAATGATGCCCCAATGGGATATGTCCCAGTTGCTTTTCTTTGGATGTTGATG ATGATGCATTTTTATTGGTTTTACTTAACTTTGAAGATGACTCGTATATTTATCGAAAAAACATATA aatCTAATAAATCTGATATAGTAGACATACGCAGTGATAATGAAGACGACGAAGATGACGAATTGAATGGAAAGGAACTTCAAAGTTAA